One genomic region from Quercus robur chromosome 4, dhQueRobu3.1, whole genome shotgun sequence encodes:
- the LOC126723938 gene encoding uncharacterized protein LOC126723938 codes for MWRLSLRYPFLNPDQRRRPFKSIGFCSITNAKDIQDISWEISKFLGHDNWRSFMASSDIPMKLNPEVVRFVLHQNQDWTSPGSDWVLNRCNISMELKSSLDDMGYPIEKNEGNPTKVTCPKVPLRLRKSKGSEDYFDPVVISFGPYHHGKRELQEIDMIKDEVMLKFIKESGKSFPEFYYKLKLPPLILTYDTTIVWKNLVAFELSTTCETQIVITSYINFLNALIANPDDVKELRSKRILLNAAGSDEEMFKFFKEICTDSIQDNSIYRNVREDIEKHCRSKIRTWAAEIIYKYFRNPWSALGLFAAIAVVVLSFVQTYFTIYSGKDECMESICSYLKKQQIKND; via the exons ATGTGGAGGCTCTCACTCAGATACCCATTTCTCAACCCAGATCAAAGAAGAAGACCCTTCAAATCTATTGGTTTTTGTAGCATCACCAATGCCAAAGATATTCAAGACATTTCCTGGGAAATCTCTAAGTTTCTTGGACATGACAACTGGCGGTCTTTCATGGCGTCCTCAGACATACCCATGAAGCTAAACCCAGAAGTTGTTCGGTTTGTTCTACACCAAAACCAG GACTGGACTTCTCCCGGATCTGATTGGGTTCTCAACCGCTGTAACATATCAATGGAATTAAAATCCTCTTTGGACGATATGGGCTACCCCATAGAAAAAAACGAAGGAAATCCAACAAAAGTCACTTGTCCAAAAGTCCCATTAAGGCTGCGAAAATCCAAGGGAAGCGAGGACTACTTTGATCCTGTGGTTATTTCTTTCGGTCCTTATCATCATGGCAAAAGAGAACTCCAGGAAATAGACATGATCAAAGatgaagtcatgctcaagtttaTTAAAGAATCTGGCAAATCGTTTCCTGAATTTTATTATAAG CTTAAGCTTCCCCCTTTGATCCTTACTTATGATACAACAATAGTGTGGAAGAACTTGGTAGCCTTTGAATTGAGTACTACATGTGAGACACAGATTGTTATTACATCTTACATCAATTTCCTGAATGCACTCATTGCCAATCCTGACGATGTCAAAGAGCTGCGCTCAAAGCGTATACTTCTCAACGCTGCAGGCAGTGACGAAGAGatgtttaaatttttcaaagagATATGCACAGACTCAATTCAAGATAACTCAATTTACAGAAATGTTAGAGAAGATATTGAAAAGCACTGTAGGAGCAAGATAAGGACCTGGGCGGCTGAAataatttacaaatattttagaAACCCATGGTCTGCTCTTGGTTTATTTGCTGCTATTGCTGTCGTTGTTTTAAGTTTTGTGCAGACTTACTTCACTATCTATTCTGGAAAAGATGAGTGCATGGAATCCATTTGCAGCTACCTCAAAAAACAGCAGATAAAAAATGATTAG